A window from Fragaria vesca subsp. vesca linkage group LG5, FraVesHawaii_1.0, whole genome shotgun sequence encodes these proteins:
- the LOC101315343 gene encoding uncharacterized protein LOC101315343 codes for MAKTGSTLFLEDWLRSVSGHGNSFSSRNYSASSARAIIQAWAELRDSLQHQSFQTHHLQSLKTLVNSQTSLHVAEPQAKLLLSILASPNLCLPHESYTLFLRLLYIWVRKSARPSSVLIDSAVDVLRNLFSSKQYDSKKNPRLFSEGILLLGSFSFVPSGSENSKTVCLELLCRLLGEEYEVLGSFSGLVPEVLAGIGYALSSSSKSVHFVRILDFMLSIWGKESGPQGTISHGLMVLHLMEWVLSGLSNFCAVEKINALCKEALETSKPMYVPFAVVMTAAGILRALNRSVVSGLALDAISKLRMSAEDRMEFVARELISRTRGFTSSSYDHTDSILLQCVAVALARSGVVSSHDPLFICLGSALLTEIFPLRRFYMKVFESMHGSSAIRRINEVKEHLESVTFKEAGAITGVFCNHYLSVNEKSQYIVENLIWDYCQRIYMEHRQVALVLRGKEDELLGDIEKIAESAFLMVVLFALAVTKHKLNSKFNLETQMDISVQILISFSCVEYFRRIRLPEYMDTIRGIVVSVQESDSACVSFVKSIPAYVDLTQGPDFSSPQKMEYIWSIDEVQTARILFYLRVIPTCIGRLPSSVFGKVVAPTMFLYMGHPNGKVARASHSMFSAFISSAKDSDEDERVSLKEQLVFYYIQRSLMEYPEITPFEGMASGVAAVVRHLPAGSPAIFYCIHCLVEKANKCNKDFAQQADMWKNWQGESEPCKKILDLLLRLISLVDIQVLPDLMKLLAQLIVQLPKDGQNMILNELYSQVAESDDVTRKPSLVSWLQSLSYICFHETSGSAASKKLGTEKTITSMQTPHPSRYTSLNARL; via the exons ATGGCAAAAACAGGGAGTACTCTTTTTCTTGAAGATTGGCTGAGAAGTGTGAGTGGCCATGGCAATAGCTTCAGCTCTAGAAACTACTCAGCCTCATCTGCAAGAGCCATAATTCAAGCTTGGGCTGAGCTTAGAGACTCCCTCCAACACCAATCATTTCAAACCCATCATCTTCAATCTCTAAAGACTCTTGTCAATTCCCAGACTTCTCTTCATGTTGCTGAGCCTCAGGCAAAGCTTCTGCTTTCAATTCTGGCCTCTCCAAATCTTTGTCTTCCTCATGAATCCTATACTCTCTTTCTCAGACTTCTCTATATATGGGTCAGGAAATCTGCCAGACCCTCTTCTGTTCTCATTGATTCAGCTGTGGATGTCCTTAGGAATCTGTTTTCTTCTAAACAATATGACTCGAAGAAGAACCCAAGACTCTTTTCAGAAGGTATTCTCCTTTTGGGGTCATTTTCTTTTGTGCCTTCCGGGTCTGAGAACTCGAAAACTGTCTGCTTAGAGCTGCTTTGTAGGCTGTTGGGAGAGGAGTATGAAGTGCTTGGATCATTTAGTGGACTAGTTCCAGAAGTTCTTGCTGGAATTGGGTATGCTTTATCTTCCTCTTCCAAGAGTGTTCATTTTGTTAGAATTTTGGATTTCATGTTGAGCATTTGGGGTAAGGAAAGTGGGCCTCAGGGTACCATTTCTCATGGGCTGATGGTTCTGCATTTGATGGAATGGGTATTGTCTGGTTTGAGCAATTTTTGTGCCGTAGAGAAAATTAATGCTCTTTGTAAGGAGGCTTTAGAGACCTCAAAACCAATGTATGTTCCATTTGCGGTTGTCATGACTGCTGCTGGAATACTGAGGGCTTTGAATAGATCTGTAGTGAGTGGTCTTGCGCTGGATGCTATTTCTAAACTGAGAATGTCTGCAGAAGATCGAATGGAGTTTGTAGCAAGAGAGTTGATTTCAAGAACTAGAGGATTTACGAGTTCAAGTTATGATCACACAGATAGTATTTTGCTGCAGTGTGTTGCAGTAGCATTGGCTCGAAGTGGTGTTGTCTCTTCTCATGATCCTTTGTTTATATGCCTTGGTTCTGCATTGTTGACTGAAATATTTCCCTTAAGACGTTTTTACATGAAGGTATTTGAATCGATGCATGGCAGTTCAGCCATACGGAGGATCAATGAGGTCAAAGAACACCTTGAAAGTGTGACCTTTAAGGAAGCAGGGGCCATAACTGGTGTTTTCTGCAATCATTATCTTTCAGTAAATGAAAAAAGCCAGTACATAGTGGAGAATCTTATATGGGATTACTGTCAACGTATATACATGGAGCACCGACAGGTCGCTTTGGTTCTTCGTGGTAAAGAGGATGAATTGCTTGGAGATATAGAGAAAATAGCTGAGTCTGCTTTTCTTATGGTTGTACTCTTTGCATTGGCAGTCACAAAGCACAAGCTAAATTCAAAATTTAACCTGGAAACTCAAATGGATATATCAGTTCAAATTCTTATTTCATTTTCTTGTGTTGAGTATTTCCGGCGCATTCGTTTACCAGAATACATGGATACTATTCGAGGCATTGTTGTTAGTGTTCAGGAAAGTGATTCTGCTTGTGTGTCTTTTGTAAAATCCATTCCAGCTTATGTTGACTTGACACAGGGTCCAG ATTTTTCTTCGCCACAGAAAATGGAATATATATGGTCCATTGATGAGGTTCAAACTGCTCGCATTTTGTTCTACTTAAGAGTTATTCCAACTTGCATTGGACGACTGCCTAGCTCTGTATTTGGAAAAGTTGTTGCTCCAACTATGTTCTT ATATATGGGACATCCTAATGGAAAAGTAGCCAGAGCATCTCATTCTATGTTTTCAGCATTCATATCTTCTGCCAAGGATTCCGATGAAGATGAAAGGGTGTCATTGAAGGAGCAGCTTGTTTTCTACTACATACAGAGATCACTAATG GAATATCCTGAGATTACTCCTTTTGAGGGAATGGCTTCTGGAGTTGCAGCTGTGGTTCGACATCTTCCTGCTGGAAGCCCAGCTATATTCTATTGTATCCATTGTCTGGTTGAAAAGGCAAATAAGTGCAACAAAGACTTTGCTCAGCAGGCTGATATGTGGAAGAACTGGCAAGGAGAGTCGGAGCCTTGCAAAAAAATCCTAGATTTGCTTTTACGGCTGATTTCCCTGGTTGACATACAG GTACTACCAGACTTGATGAAGTTGTTGGCACAGCTAATCGTCCAACTACCAAAAGATGGCCAGAATATGATATTAAATGAGTTATATTCACAGGTGGCAGAATCTGATGATGTAACGCGCAAACCCAGTTTAGTTTCTTGGTTGCAGTCATTGTCTTACATTTGTTTTCATGAAACGAGTGGAAGTGCAGCCTCCAAAAAGCTGGGAACTGAAAAAACCATTACTTCTATGCAGACTCCACATCCATCAAGATATACTAGCCTAAATGCTCGACTATGA
- the LOC101292311 gene encoding E2F-associated phosphoprotein-like isoform 1: MLFSKDFSFRVLGIDFSMVLCISVSDDEEIDYSIKPEFYDSDLDVKDELWVQKKRKSRASDAVLSCPACFTTLCLECQRHEKYVTQYRAVFVANCKIGRDQVIHQKGAKPRRGKSGRQSSEIESVPAGNQTVKQVCCLVCSTEVGIIDEDEVYHFFNVLPSES; this comes from the exons ATGTTATTCAGTAAAGACTTCAGTTTCAGGGTTTTGGGTATTGATTTCAGCATGGTGTTGTGTATTTCAGTTTCTGATGATGAAGAAATAGACTACTCCATCAAACCAGAGTTCTATGATTCAGATCTTGATGTGAAAGATGAGTTGTGGGTTCAAAAGAAAAGGAAAAGTCGTGCTTCTGATGCCGTCCTCAGCTGTCCAGCTTGCTTCACCACACTGTGTCTGGAATGTCAGAG GCATGAAAAATATGTGACACAGTACAGAGCGGTTTTTGTTGCTAACTGCAAAATTGGACGTGATCAAGTGATCCACCAAAAAGGCGCAAAACCAAGAAGGGGCAAAAGTGGGAGACAATCTTCTGAGATTGAATCAGTCCCTGCTGGAAACCAAACTGTCAAGCAAGTCTGCTGCTTAGTTTGCTCAACAGAGGTAGGCATAATTGATGAGGATGAAGTTTATCATTTCTTCAATGTTCTTCCCAGCGAGTCTTGA
- the LOC101292311 gene encoding E2F-associated phosphoprotein-like isoform 2 encodes MDGHDDEIKENLASPTNSQKTVSDDEEIDYSIKPEFYDSDLDVKDELWVQKKRKSRASDAVLSCPACFTTLCLECQRHEKYVTQYRAVFVANCKIGRDQVIHQKGAKPRRGKSGRQSSEIESVPAGNQTVKQVCCLVCSTEVGIIDEDEVYHFFNVLPSES; translated from the exons ATGGATGGGCACGATGATGAAATAAAAGAAAATTTGGCCTCTCCGACCAATTCTCAGAAAACCG TTTCTGATGATGAAGAAATAGACTACTCCATCAAACCAGAGTTCTATGATTCAGATCTTGATGTGAAAGATGAGTTGTGGGTTCAAAAGAAAAGGAAAAGTCGTGCTTCTGATGCCGTCCTCAGCTGTCCAGCTTGCTTCACCACACTGTGTCTGGAATGTCAGAG GCATGAAAAATATGTGACACAGTACAGAGCGGTTTTTGTTGCTAACTGCAAAATTGGACGTGATCAAGTGATCCACCAAAAAGGCGCAAAACCAAGAAGGGGCAAAAGTGGGAGACAATCTTCTGAGATTGAATCAGTCCCTGCTGGAAACCAAACTGTCAAGCAAGTCTGCTGCTTAGTTTGCTCAACAGAGGTAGGCATAATTGATGAGGATGAAGTTTATCATTTCTTCAATGTTCTTCCCAGCGAGTCTTGA
- the LOC101293787 gene encoding uncharacterized protein LOC101293787, whose translation MERTKHHLGPYPSDDQVDALSSDDSSSSNAQIEVITVYNHNKQLTSEGALMGRTYRGVSGLHDTPRGSVILFTCIDGFRSVKQLYGQHLCIISPMFSGGSGTN comes from the exons ATGGAGCGCACCAAGCACCATTTAG GACCATATCCATCGGATGATCAGGTTGATGCTCTATCATCAGATGACTCGTCTTCCTCAAACGCACAGATCGAAGTCATTACTGTGTATAATCATAACAAGCAGTTAACATCTGAAGGTGCTTTGATGGGAAGGACATATCGAGGTGTATCAGGACTACATGATACACCGCGTGGCTCTGTTATTTTATTTACCTGTATAGATGGGTTTAGGTCCGTTAAGCAACTTTATGGACAACACCTCTGCATTATCTCACCAATGTTCAGCGGAGGCAGTGGAACCAATTGA
- the LOC101292022 gene encoding thioredoxin X, chloroplastic-like: MDTVVSNSALLSIPPFPPVRSVTCSSYSPTTSLNLSSKKHFSSFFYTQKKQVGRQHRSSSFTAPKFSIAASAAIQEINETQFQDSVLNSDRPVLVEFVANWCGPCRLISPAMEWIAQEYKDRLTVVKIDHDANPRLIEEYKVYGLPALILFKNGQEVPESRREGAITKVKLKEYVDALLESVSVA; this comes from the exons ATGGACACCGTCGTCTCCAATTCAGCATTACTTTCCATACCTCCCTTCCCTCCAGTCCGTTCAGTTACCTGCAGCTCTTATTCGCCAACCACTTCTCTCAACCTCTCATCGAAGAAGCACTTCTCCAGCTTCTTCTACACCCAAAAGAAACAAGTGGGTCGACAACATCGCAGTTCTTCTTTTACAGCTCCCAAGTTTTCAATTGCTGCCAGTGCTGCTATTCAGGAAATCAACGAGACCCAGTTTCAGGATTCTGTTCTGAACTCGGACCGTCCGGTTCTTGTCGAGTTTGTTGCCAATTGGTGCGGTCCTTGCCGCTTGATTTCTCCCGCTATGGAATGGATTGCTCAG GAATATAAAGACAGATTAACAGTTGTTAAGATTGATCATGATGCAAACCCACGATTAATTGAAGAATACAAAGTTTATGGTCTGCCTGCGTTGATTCTCTTCAAGAACGGACAGGAAGTTCCAGAAAGTAGAAGAGAGGGTGCAATTACAAAAGTTAAGCTTAAAGAGTATGTTGATGCTTTATTGGAATCTGTATCAGTCGCATAG